The Penaeus monodon isolate SGIC_2016 chromosome 8, NSTDA_Pmon_1, whole genome shotgun sequence sequence cacacatgcatgtatgtatatatatatatatatatatatatatatatatatatattcatacacatacatatatacatatataagtatatacatatatatgtatatatatacacacatacatacacagacacacagaaacacacacacacacacacacacacacacacacacacacacacacacacacacacacacacacacatgcatacatacattcacacatacatatatacatatatatctatatctatctatctatctatctatctatctatctatctatctatctatctatctatatatatatatatatatatatatatgcatatatatatatcatcatcaataacggtatgctcatgtttgagcagccatggacctctccaccatccttcgccactcaactcgatcttgcgcttttctttccacttgtaccatcgacagcccgcaaatatctttgatgttgtcgctcagtcttgtcttcggtttgcctcttcctttgtttcctatcagcatccctgtcagcaagttttcctcaatacttttacttctcatcacatgaccaataaactttagttttcttttgttcaagatgtccaacagccggtctttacaatttatttttctcagcacttcattcgtttttttttctgtccagttaatacgtagtacccgtctgtaacaccacatttcaaaactattgacttttttcttgtctatcttcttcagcacccaacactcagaaccatataacGCAATTGGgtaaactaatgagttcaataaccttagctttgtccttaaggtaatgcttcggtctttccagatgtcattgagagcaactgtggcgtttttggcaatggtaattcatctttttatctccggtgaatcatcatatgtattagttaaaacagcaccaagataagtgaactctttcacattttccacaaccactccattgattgtaacatgcaattaaaactatatatcatcggcgtatcttagatttgatattttgtgtactccaacatctacagttccttcaaaactctctagagcacctctcataattgcttcagaatatatattaaaaaagtacggagacagaatgcaaccttgtcgtactccttggttgacttcgaaccattcccataagtggtttttacagttgcttgttgttggttatacatggcttttattagttggatgatgtgttttggaaatatatatatatatatatatatatatatatatatatatatatatatatatgtatatatatatatatatatatatatatatgtatatatatatatatatatatatatatatatatatatatatatatatatatatatatatatataatacatatatatatatatatatatatatatatatatatatatatatatatataatataattccaaacacatcatccaactaataaaagccatgtatatactaatatacaagcAACTGTATAAAATAACTTATATAATGGTTCATATCTAAAGATTAATCAAGTTCATTCTGTCTCcgtacttttttaatatatattctaatcaaTTATATAGTGTACTAAATTTTGAAAacttagattatataaaaatatcaatcaaATACGCcatgatatatagttttaattgcatgttacaatcatggagtggttgtggaaaatgtgaaagagttcactttcttgtgctgttttaataatacatatgatgattcaggagataaaatagatgaattaccattgccaaaaacgcctaTAGTTGTTTATCAATgacatctggaaagacgaagcataCCTAAggacaaagctaaggttattgaactcattagatTTACCCAATTGACTTATATGaattctgagtgttgggtgctgaagaagatagacaagaaaaaagtcatagttttttgaatgtggtgttacaacgggtactacgtattaactggacaagaaaaaaaaacgaatgaatgctgagaaaataaattttaaagaccggctgtttggacatcttgaacaaaagaaaactaaagtttattggtcatgtgatgagataaaagtattgaggaaaacttgctgacagggatgctgataggaaacaaaggaagaggcaaaccgctgagcgacaacatcaaagatatttttcgggctgtcgatagtacaagtggaaggaaagcgcaagatcgagttgagtggcgaaggatggtggagaggtccatggctgctcaaacatgagcataccgttattgatgatgtatatgtatatgtatgtatgtatatgtatatatatatatatagatagatagataatagatagatagatagatagatgatagatagatatagatatatatgtatatatgtatgtgtgatgtatgtatgcatgtgtgtgtgtggtgtgtgtgtgtgtgtgtgtgtgtgtgtgtgtgtgtgtgtgtgtgtgtgtgtgtgtgtgtgtgtgtgtgtgtgtgttttctgtgtgtctgtgtatgtatgtgtgtatatatatacatatatatgtatatacttatatatgtatatatgtatgtgtatgatatatatatatatatatatatatatatatatatatacatacatgcatgtgtgtgtgtgtgtgtgtgtgtgtgtgcgtgcgtgtgtgtgtggtgtttgcgtgtgcgtgtgcgtgtgtgtgtgtgtgtgaatatgtaacatatatatatatgtgtgtgttatatatatataatatatatattatatatataaaatatatgtatatatgtatatatatatatatatatatatatatatatataatatatatgcaatatatatatatgtgtgtgtgtgcgtgtgtgtttgtatgtgttgtggtgtgtgtgtgtgtgtgtttggggtgtgtgttgtgtggtgtgtgtgtggtgtgtgtgtgtgtgtgtgtgtgtgtgtgttggtgtgtgtgtgcatatatatatatatatatatatatatatatatttttaatatatatatatatatatatatatgcatataatgagagtagaacaacgaagggaattacaagaaaacacacaaatatgtacttccttcgttgttctactcgcatctgttcgacatgaaattccacacatgcatatatatatatatatatatatatatatatataaataaacatatatattataaaaaaaaataatatatatatataatatatatattacttatataataatatatataacatatatattattacatatatatgtatatacatatatgtatatacatatatatataattataattatacatatattgtgcatcgtgtatatatatatatatatatatatatatatatatatatagtgagagtatattatatatatagtgatgtgtgtgtgtgtgtgtgtgtgtgtgtgtgtgtgtgtatgagtctgtgtctgtgtgtgtataatatatatagatatatatatatatataatatataatatatatatatatatacatatagtgttttTTGCGGTATTACAAGTGTTAAATGGCTACCATTGTCAGCAAAATTGTTTCTTTAGTTAAAGGAGAACTATCGACATTATAGTATTACAGTTCCAGCTTTCTGTGATGTGTTCTCAAATCACTTCGAAGCATTTGTTACCAGAAGAACGATAACGATAAGTGGAACTGTTAGTTATCAAATACGTTGCATCTTTTATTTGTAATCTATTTTctgaataacaggaaattttgtgtGTTCCATTGATCCAATTTTAAACCTCAATGCTtttcaaagcaaagaaaaacttATTTACGCGAAGTCTCCCTTACAGAAGTACTTTTGAAGCGTCTGGAAGGTAAAAGGGTCAtcacaattagaaaaaaaacagataactgCAAGCTAATAACGCTCGTTGCatcaaatttatatgaatattgaaaATAAGTGACTTCGATAATATCCTTTGTCACTCACCTGTTTGGACACCTTCAAGTCAGGCGGGAGAGGGACCTTTAAAGGCAGGGAAGGACGTACCCGAAGACCGGACTTTGTAGATGAGGTAATCAAGCATATAAAGGTCGGCGACTGAATCTGGTGGAAGGAATGACAGTGTCGGAACAACAGCTGTCTGGGTTGCCATCCTGGAAGAGGGGAAATGTTTTGACCCAGACAGGTAGCTGTAAAAGCGAAACCATGTAGAATGTTAAGTTAAAAGATGTGTCACATGCCCAACTCAGTATGAAGGGATAATTGTCACCTGACCTTTTTGATCGGATAGTAAACGATGCGTGAGTGAATATCAGGATTCTGCAAGATTTGCCTGACATGTTGTTAAAGAACCGTCCTTGCTGGCGGTGTCGCGGGTGTCGACGATGGCGACGCACGACTGCCTGGAGACACCGGCCTGAGAAAGTACACTAGacgtgaagaggaaattaagaataTCGCGCTAATATTATCAAGCATCGACCAGCTTTGTAATATTGCTGCATTGATCAAATAACAAATCTTAGGAAGATTCCTAAATAACGTCTATTTACAAATATCAATTCGTTTACTGATGAGCATGCTCACGTAGTCCATACTAAGCGTGGTGTGGCACTTCCACTATAGTCATGAGTTGCTATTAAAAAAGTTTGCAAAATGTTTCTCACAAACTAACCTAGTTGaaaatcctcccttctccctgatCGCAAATGCTCGTTATGTAATGCCTTCTCGAACTACGAAGGGCTTTCGGCTAGACATATCCCGgcttaatgaaataataaaaaatcgcaGTGTTCATTCGGAAAGTGCTGTTCCATCCTGGAAGGGATGCTTTGCAGAAGTCTGTAAAGCGCTTAAAGTGTTTGTTCATAATAGTTGAAGGAATGCAAGACCTTTTGATTATAAGTGCTAGTGTATCAGGATTCTCAGAGATTTGTCTGTAAAAGTTTGCGTCGTGTCGGCTGTGAATAAGTCCTCCTTACATACACACCAACGCGCTTTCTTCCACGTGACTAGAACAGACTACCTCAACATATTATTGAGACAGGAACACTTTAAACCTTACAGACAAATCAAACAACATATAGCAAAGCGAGCACCTTCACAATTGAGATTGAACATTATTTATACTTTCTAGCATTCCTTCCGAAAAAATGAAGCACTGcgattttttcagttattttcacttcattttatCAGGCGCTGGATATGTCTTAGGCCGAGAAGCCCTTCGTAGGTTTATCGAGAAGGCATTACATAACGAAGCCATTTGCGGATCACGGAGATACGGGGAGGATTTTCAACTAGGTTAGTTTGTGGAGAACATTTTGCAAACTTTCTTAATAGCCAACTCATGACTATAGTGGAAGTGCACACCACGCTTATGTATGGACTACGTGAGCATGCTCATTCAGTAAACGAATTGATATTTGTAAATAGACGTTATTTTAGGAATCTTCCTAAGATTTGTTATTTGATCACATGCAGCAATATCTACAAAGCTTGTGCGATGCTTGATAATATTAGCGCGATATTCTTAATTTCCTCCTTCACGTCTAGTGTACTTTCTCAGGCCGGTGTCTCCAGGCAGTCGGCGTCGCCATCGTCGACACCCGCGACCACCGCCAGCAAGGACGGTTCTTTCAACAACATGTCAGGCAAATCTTGCAGAATCCTGATATTCACTCACGCATCGTTTACTATCCGATCAAAAAGGTCAGGTGACAATTATCCCTTCATACTGAGTTGGGCATGTGACACATCTTTTAACTTAACATTCTACATGGTTTCGCTTTCTACAGCTACCCTTGTCTGGGTCACAAACATTTCCCCTCTTCCAGGATGGCAACCCAGACAGCTGTTGTTCCGACACTGTCATCTCCTTCCACCAGATGTCAGTCGCCGACCTTTATATGCTTGATTACCTCATCTACAAAGTCCGGGTCTTCGGGTACGTCCCTTCCCTGCCTTTAAAGGTCCCTCTCCCGCCTGACCTTGAAGGTGTCCCAAACAGGGTGAGTGACAAAGGATATTATCGAAGTCACTTATtttcaatattcatataaatttggaTGCAACGAGCGTTATTAGGCTTGcagttatctgtttttttttctaattgtgaTGACCCTTTTACCTTCCAGACGCTTCAAAAGTATCTTCTGTAAGGGAGACTTCGCGTAAATaagtttttctttgctttgaaaAGCATTGAGGTTTAAAATTGGATCAATGGAAacacaaaatttcctgttattcagAAAATAGATTACAAATAAAAGATGCAACGTCATTTTGATAACGTAACAGTTCCACTTCATCGTTATCGTTCTTCTGGTAACAAATGCTTCGAAGTGATTTGAGAACACATCACAGAAAGCTGGAACTGTAATACCTATAATGTCGATAGTTCTCCCTTTAACTAAAGAAACAATTTTGCTGACAATGGTAGCCATTTAACACTTGCTAATACCGCAaaaacactatatgtatatatatatatatatatatatatatatatatatatatatatatatatatacacacacacatacacacacacacacacacacacacacacacacacacattcatatatatatatatatatatatatatatatatatatatatatatatatatatatatatacacgtatgcacatatatgtatatatacacatatatatatatatatatatatatatatatatatatatatatatatatatatatatatatatatatatatatatatatatatatgcatgtgtggaattcatgtcgaacagattgcgagtagaacaacgaagggaagtacaaatttgtgtgttttcttgtaattcccttcgttgttctactctcatatatatgcatatatatatatatatatatatatatatatatatatatatatatatatatatatatatatgcacacacacacacacacacacacacacacacacacacacacacacacacacacacacacacacacacacacacacacacacacacacacacacacacacacacatacaaacacacacgcaccacacacatatatatatatatgcatatatatatatatatatatatatatatatatatatatacatatatacatatatatatatatatatatatatatatatatatatatatatacacacacatatatatatatgttacatattcacacacacacacacacgcacacgcacacgcaaacacacacacacacacacacgcacacacacacacacacacacacacacatgcatgtatgtatatatatatatatatatatatatatatatatatattcatacacatacatatatacatatataagtatatacatatatatgtatatatatacacacatacatacacagacacacagaaacacacacacacacacacacacacacacacacacacacacacacacacacacacacacacacacacacacacacacacacacacacacacatgcatacatacattcacacatacatatacacatatatatctatatctatctatctatctatctatctatctatctatctatctatctatctatctatatatatatatatatatatatatatgcatatatatatatcatcatcaataacggtatgctcatgtttgagcagccatggacctctccaccatccttcgccactcaactcgatcttgcgcttttctttccacttgtaccatcgacagcccgcaaatatctttgatgttgtcgctcagtcttgtcttcggtttgcctcttcctttgtttcctatcagcatccctgtcagcaagttttcctcaatacttttacttctcatcacatgaccaataaactttagttttcttttgttcaagatgtccaacagccggtctttacaatttatttttctcagcacttcattcgtttttttttctgtccagttaatacgtagtacccgtctgtaacaccacatttcaaaactattgacttttttcttgtctatcttcttcagcacccaacactcagaaccatataacGCAATTGGgtaaactaatgagttcaataaccttagctttgtccttaaggtaatgcttcggtctttccagatgtcattgagagcaactgtggcgtttttggcaatggtaattcatctttttatctccggtgaatcatcatatgtattagttaaaacagcaccaagataagtgaactctttcacattttccacaaccactccattgattgtaacatgcaattaaaactatatatcatcggcgtatcttagatttgatattttgtgtactccaacatctacagttccttcaaaactctctagagcacctctcataattgcttcagaatatatattaaaaaagtacggagacagaatgcaacttgtcgtactccttggtgactcgaaccattcccataagtggtttttacagTGCTTGTTGTTGGTTATACTGCTTATAGTTGTGgtgtttgaatattatatatatagtatatatatatatatatatatattatagtatatattatataatatatatNNNNNNNNNNNNNNNNNNNNNNNNNNNNNNNNNNNNNNNNNNNNNNNNNNNNNNNNNNNNNNNNNNNNNNNNNNNNNNNNNNNNNNNNNNNNNNNNNNNNAAAAAAGTTGACAGTCGTGGAAGGAGAATTGCACAGAGTCAAGGAGAACAGAGACTCGCAAACTGGAGGCAGCGATCAGCTCCTGAAGGAACGGCGGGAGGCCAAGGCGCTGTACGAGGAGGGCGCGTCCTGTGCTGGGTCCCCGTGGCGCCGAGGAGCCACAACACGACGGCGGTTCACTCAAAGCACGTGGGGCGGCGCTGTACAAGCTGCTGTTCATAAGACCAAGGACGTAATTCTTAAATTCATGTTTTtggtctatttgtctgtttatttgtttattcaatcTTATACACGGACGCAGGCATGttcggatgcacacacacacacacacacacacacacacacacacacacaaccacacacacacacacacacacacacacacacacacacacacacacacacaaaaaaaaaaaaaaaaaaaaaaaaaaaaaaaaaaaaaaaaaaaaaaaaaaaaaacattattattatcctaatcatcgtTATCAATTCTAGGGCCGAGAGCAAGAAAGGGCAAtgtcttaaaaaaaacatttctttgaaAGTTTGCTCCATTAATTGGAATtcagcaaataataatataatgagagaGTTTTTTTCTGTGACTAATCATTAATCTAATTGCATTAATCTGATCTTTTTAAAGGACTTTCCCCCATAACGAAacacacattcaatatatatttttgctgtaGTGCTTTCAAAAAATTGCAGAAAAAATCTTGATTATCTAATCATTTAAGACATTTACTGCTGTTGATGTTTAaacgatttgtgtgtgtatatatatatatatatatatatatatatatatatatatatataaacgttatatatatgtattgtgtatatatatgtatacagacatgcatacacacacccccatacacccacccacacacacacacacacacacacacacacacacacacacacacacacacacacacacacacacacacacacacacacacacacacacacacacacacacagctcgaGATCGCTCCCCCCCCAGACGCCAGCATCAGCGCCGTGAACGTGGGGAGCGAGGAAGGCTTCAGAGCGCTCTGGAACAAGACGCGATCGGCGCTCCTGTACCTCTACTCGCACTTCCTCGGTGACTACGAGTGGTTCCTGAAAGCCGACGATAACACGTAAGAGATGCCTCTTGCTCTCCTGTGCGCTTTGCTCTGTCATTGGCaagcgcgcatacacacacacacacacacacacacacacacacacacacaacaccacacacacacacatacaacacacacacacacacacacacacacacacacacacacacatgtatagatattgatatatgtatataaacatatacaatatacattatataatatatatatatatattatatatatatatatatatatatatataatatatatatatgtatatatatagatagatagatagatagatagatagatagatagatagatagatagatagatagacagacagatagatattgatatatgtatataaacgtatacaatatacattatatatatatatatatatttatatatatatattatatatatatatatatatataattatatatatatatatatatatatatatatattagatatatatatatatatcatatatataatatatatatatatatatatatatatatatacacacacacagaatcatacacacacacacacacacaccacacactcacacacacacacacaccacacacacacacatacacacacacacacacacacacacacacacacacatatatatatatatatatatatatatatattcatatttgatttttttcttcgtctatcAAAATTCcgcaaataataatacacaacaattttttttctgtgatcttTCAgtctttggattaaaaaaaaggtttgaatgatataataatttggtAATACTGACGAATAAACCATTTTCACAAATATTTTCCAACATTTACGGCTAAAGAAAAAACGCGAtggaaatgaggaaataaaatATTCCTGGTGACATCCTCTAATAatattgcgttttttttccctttcctataaCTGCAGCATCTGTTACTTGGATGGTGAAATTGACTTTAAGAAAATAATAGACTAGTAACTTGGTAATGTTGGCCTTGGTTTTCAAAAAAACTGCCATTCCTGGTAGAGAAAAACACGATGGGATATATGATTTTTGCTCGTGTGGCAGCTCTAATACgcgattaatattatatatatatatatatatatatctattatatatatatatatataaatatatatatatatatatatatattttatatatatatatat is a genomic window containing:
- the LOC119575964 gene encoding glycoprotein-N-acetylgalactosamine 3-beta-galactosyltransferase 1-like; protein product: MQDLLIISASVSGFSEICLIPSEKMKHCDFFSYFHFILSGAGYVLGREALRRFIEKALHNEAICGSRRYGEDFQLGRCLQAVGVAIVDTRDHRQQGRFFQQHVRQILQNPDIHSRIVYYPIKKDGNPDSCCSDTVISFHQMSVADLYMLDYLIYKVRVFGYVPSLPLKVPLPPDLEGVPNRTLQKYLL